Proteins encoded within one genomic window of candidate division WOR-3 bacterium:
- a CDS encoding DUF177 domain-containing protein, which produces MAASRFLVPVKTIEDATFFEFIDIKAKELNLEAYPVKKFHRISADVRINNSASGLVVRFNVQFSAAFICVRCLGGFTRDFKADLLLSYVQGTDPYLNVEKVNLKKTDIDKVYYTGNHIDLGIGIREAIILSIPIAPLCKKDCAGLCPVCGKNRNKSACKCKVESVGLFTPVTDKKAVRKKVKQRQGGTR; this is translated from the coding sequence ATAGCTGCCTCGAGATTTCTGGTCCCGGTAAAGACCATCGAAGATGCGACATTCTTTGAATTCATCGATATCAAGGCGAAAGAGCTGAACCTGGAGGCTTACCCGGTCAAGAAGTTCCATCGGATCAGCGCTGATGTCAGGATAAACAATTCAGCGAGCGGCCTGGTGGTGCGGTTCAATGTGCAATTTTCCGCTGCTTTTATCTGTGTGCGGTGTCTCGGAGGATTCACCCGGGACTTTAAAGCCGATCTCCTGCTCAGTTATGTGCAGGGCACTGATCCGTATCTCAATGTCGAGAAGGTGAATTTGAAAAAGACCGACATCGATAAGGTCTATTATACGGGTAATCATATTGACCTGGGTATCGGGATACGGGAGGCGATTATCCTTTCCATCCCGATTGCTCCGCTGTGCAAAAAAGACTGTGCGGGTCTGTGTCCGGTCTGCGGCAAAAACAGGAACAAATCGGCTTGTAAGTGTAAGGTTGAAAGCGTCGGGCTCTTTACACCGGTCACTGACAAAAAGGCGGTGCGTAAAAAGGTCAAACAAAGACAGGGTGGGACAAGATGA
- the dacB gene encoding D-alanyl-D-alanine carboxypeptidase/D-alanyl-D-alanine-endopeptidase has translation MILMIYLFSLVSLDSILNQADLGSANYGIYVLNLSNDSVVYARFSQKLLIPASNMKIVTSGAGLFFLGPEHRFKTRLGFQGKIEKDRLKGDLVIIGGGDPMLELEDLEQFILALKNRKIKEIEGDIILDDTYFTELSLNGNNFRFERLPVGWAWHYLDARYAPEVSALSINKNCVNVRIEATRVGDYADVVIEPETEYVKLINDMRTKEGEDSIIILRRPEANIIYVSGGIGAGHTRNIEVSVKDPALFFGTCFKERLLKEGIEFKGRLRRAFEPAVQSGPLVILDSIVSEPLLHILHELNVESVNLYAETLLKTLGARYYGEGSFVAGIRMLKRFLAVCGADTGRVSLWDGSGLSRHNLISPYQISLVLRYLYLSRYASAFFELLPSSGEGTLERRFQDFDGYLRAKTGTLHAVSCLSGYLHINDTDYCFSMLFNNFVRPRKEIERLQEEIIRALYENLTGDGTELQSKE, from the coding sequence ATGATATTGATGATCTATCTCTTTTCACTGGTTTCCCTCGACAGTATTTTGAACCAGGCTGACCTGGGGTCGGCGAATTACGGTATCTATGTGTTGAATCTGAGTAATGACAGTGTGGTTTACGCCCGCTTCAGTCAGAAGTTGCTCATTCCAGCTTCGAATATGAAGATCGTCACCAGTGGAGCCGGTCTCTTTTTCCTCGGACCAGAACACCGTTTCAAGACCAGACTCGGTTTTCAGGGAAAGATAGAAAAGGATCGGCTCAAAGGCGACCTCGTGATTATCGGCGGCGGTGACCCGATGCTCGAACTGGAAGACCTGGAGCAGTTCATTCTGGCGCTTAAGAACCGAAAGATAAAAGAGATTGAGGGCGATATCATCCTGGATGATACATATTTCACCGAGTTGAGTTTGAACGGCAACAATTTCAGATTTGAGCGGCTGCCCGTGGGCTGGGCATGGCATTATCTTGATGCACGATACGCTCCAGAGGTATCGGCGTTGTCCATAAACAAGAATTGTGTCAATGTCAGGATCGAGGCGACCCGGGTCGGTGATTACGCCGACGTTGTGATTGAACCCGAGACCGAATATGTGAAGTTGATCAATGATATGCGCACCAAAGAGGGTGAAGACAGCATCATCATCCTGCGTCGGCCCGAGGCGAACATCATCTATGTGAGCGGCGGCATCGGTGCAGGACATACCAGAAATATCGAGGTGTCGGTCAAGGATCCGGCGCTCTTTTTCGGCACCTGTTTTAAGGAGCGGCTGCTCAAAGAGGGCATTGAATTCAAAGGTCGGCTCCGCAGGGCTTTTGAACCGGCTGTGCAATCAGGTCCACTTGTAATCCTGGATTCGATTGTTTCCGAACCGCTGCTCCATATCCTTCACGAACTCAATGTCGAGAGCGTGAATCTCTATGCCGAGACCCTGTTGAAGACCCTGGGAGCCCGGTATTACGGCGAGGGAAGCTTTGTCGCCGGCATAAGAATGCTGAAGCGGTTTCTGGCGGTGTGCGGTGCCGATACCGGTCGGGTTTCACTCTGGGACGGCTCTGGTCTGTCACGCCACAACCTGATTTCACCTTATCAAATCAGCCTTGTGCTGCGTTATCTGTATCTGTCAAGGTATGCATCGGCTTTTTTCGAACTCCTGCCTTCATCAGGTGAAGGAACCCTGGAACGGAGATTCCAGGATTTCGACGGATATCTGCGCGCCAAGACCGGTACTCTGCATGCGGTCTCCTGCCTTTCCGGATATCTGCATATCAATGATACGGATTATTGCTTTTCAATGCTCTTTAATAATTTTGTGCGTCCGAGAAAAGAGATTGAAAGGCTGCAGGAAGAGATTATTCGGGCGCTCTATGAAAACCTGACCGGAGACGGCACGGAGCTGCAGAGCAAAGAATAG
- a CDS encoding metallophosphoesterase family protein yields the protein MQNGNFLNNRNSKFLFMFLLVVQGVGAYGLFDSRPYLTPADVPETSIYINWISALPESSVLAYGVDSTLKDTLVSDRLVHFHHIELSGLEPGTRYFYRVLPDSDLYTFRTFPKNADTFTFIAFGDTRSDSQAHHAVINQISNYDFDFLVHTGDLVNEGGDTTDWCTFFNIEDTVISCKQFIPAIGNHEYPFWFYDSAFALPGKEDYYRVDYGNARIFVLNTETDIYGEQYEWLVKNLEETAQDTLIDWTFAVFHRPPYSSGSHGSRLKVREKWCVIFEKYNVDLVFNGHDHSYERTRPINGVVYVVTGGGGAPLYGVSNSSWTAASTNKYHFCVIDIKDDRLEFYAVDTAGVVFDSLLIDKKNKER from the coding sequence ATGCAGAATGGAAATTTTTTAAATAACAGAAATTCAAAATTTTTATTTATGTTCCTGCTTGTCGTGCAGGGAGTGGGTGCTTACGGGCTCTTTGATTCCCGGCCGTATCTGACACCCGCTGATGTTCCGGAGACCTCGATATACATAAACTGGATCAGTGCACTTCCTGAGTCGAGTGTGCTTGCCTACGGCGTTGATTCCACACTCAAAGATACTCTTGTCAGTGATCGGCTTGTTCATTTCCACCATATTGAATTGAGCGGTCTTGAACCGGGCACACGATATTTTTATCGGGTATTACCGGACAGTGACCTGTATACATTCCGCACCTTTCCGAAGAATGCGGATACATTCACTTTTATTGCATTCGGTGATACACGCAGTGATTCTCAGGCACACCATGCCGTAATCAATCAGATCAGTAATTATGATTTTGATTTTCTCGTGCATACCGGTGACCTGGTTAATGAAGGCGGTGATACCACAGACTGGTGTACATTTTTTAATATTGAAGATACGGTTATAAGTTGCAAACAATTTATCCCGGCGATCGGTAATCATGAGTATCCCTTCTGGTTTTACGACAGTGCCTTTGCATTGCCCGGCAAAGAAGACTATTATCGGGTTGATTATGGTAATGCGCGGATTTTTGTTCTCAATACCGAGACTGATATTTACGGCGAACAATACGAGTGGCTCGTGAAGAATCTTGAAGAGACTGCTCAGGATACACTGATTGACTGGACCTTTGCGGTCTTTCATAGGCCGCCGTATTCATCAGGCAGTCACGGCAGCCGGTTAAAGGTGAGGGAGAAGTGGTGTGTGATTTTTGAAAAGTATAATGTTGATCTGGTCTTTAATGGTCATGACCATAGTTATGAACGCACCAGGCCGATAAACGGCGTGGTCTATGTCGTCACCGGCGGCGGCGGAGCACCGCTTTATGGAGTTTCGAACAGTTCCTGGACTGCAGCCTCAACCAATAAATACCATTTCTGTGTTATTGATATAAAGGATGACCGCCTGGAATTTTATGCGGTTGATACTGCCGGCGTGGTATTCGATTCTCTGTTAATCGATAAAAAAAATAAAGAAAGGTGA